In Juglans microcarpa x Juglans regia isolate MS1-56 chromosome 4S, Jm3101_v1.0, whole genome shotgun sequence, a single window of DNA contains:
- the LOC121262046 gene encoding uncharacterized protein LOC121262046, protein MGSPSTRSSRRCQKGGQSNHKDEEISNIVAAITISRGEALGEKHSRGSTHGMDSDDAWDPFSHCVALLRHFSPYCRMMSSPPIQTHKNSLTVVKPESLPNSQSNAQGGEEGDPDVQDAQVQDLRVPEHWLVPLKGHGGYPHLCRTLSALKYGRSTPLLSVKYSDLLVETDSLLFVNWFRNSSQSTWMYFELFNDVLDIASYLPFDISHTYREEISLADSSANLGAAGHDNSFPSVLHLDFSLLLQLHS, encoded by the exons ATGGGGTCACCATCGACTCGCTCGTCTCGACGTTGTCAGAAGGGAGGGCAAAGCAACCATAAGGATGAGGAGATATCGAACATAGTGGCAGCCATCACGATTAGCAGAGGGGAAGCATTAGGGGAAAAGCATAGCAGAGGATCCACACATGGCATGGACAGTGATGATGCCTGGGATCCTTTTTCACACTGTGTGGCCTTGTTAAGGCACTTCAGCCCCTACTGCAGGATGATGTCTTCTCCC CCAATTCAGACCCACAAAAATTCACTCACTGTTGTAAAACCTGAGTCTCTTCCAAATTCACAAAGCAATGcacaaggaggagaagaaggagaCCCAGATGTCCAAGATGCTCAAGTTCAAGACTTGAGGGTCCCGGAGCATTGGTTGGTCCCCCTCAAAGGCCATGGAG GGTACCCACATTTATGCCGAACCCTCTCAGCCCTCAAATATGGCCGGTCTACTCCTTTGCTATCAGTTAAATATTCAGATTTATTGGTTGAAACGGACTCCCTCCTTTTTGTCAATTGGTTTAGAAACTCTTCTCAATCTACTTGGATGTACTTTGAGCTATTTAATGATGTTCTGGACATTGCTTCTTATCTACCTTTTGACATTAGTCACACTTACAGAGAGGAAATCTCACTAGCTGACAGCTCAGCAAACCTTGGTGCCGCTGGGCACGATAACTCCTTCCCCTCAGTTTTGCACTTAGACTTTTCATTGCTTTTACAGTTACATAGCTAG
- the LOC121262047 gene encoding F-box/kelch-repeat protein At1g57790-like — protein sequence MPGVPTRRSKRIQSRTNDGGEVAARRFTTLREQVSIGNNNIEVVTRPWSDLPAELLSLIADQLRLIELLSFRGVCKDWKAAASTASAKIEGSPHSEPWLLLYGENSQCHLYDESRKRYTMSIPRLDGATCIASNQGWLLMFVEGSMFFYCPFSDAKIEIPKFPHSILSSHAAAFSSAPTTPECIVAVMHRDTESVLELNVLYRGANSWNKRKLISTRPNLGVLGSATYRDGTFHFWDKRNGLLAFSVKDESFVKYTVVVRNELSKNTAALPYIPYIHEKTRFEGNDMRKKVGLGKEVSVSVCGTTVKHDYGADRIIFSEDIDAAEESESRHLKGVWIQPRFFNISPNQSWSV from the exons ATGCCGGGAGTTCCTACTAGAAGATCCAAAAG AATACAAAGTCGTACCAATGATGGTGGTGAAGTTGCTGCAAGAAGATTTACCACTCTCAGAGAACAGGTCAGTATCGGCAACAACAATATAGAGGTTGTAACAAGACCCTGGTCTGATCTGCCTGCAGAACTCCTGTCACTGATTGCTGATCAATTACGACTAATCGAGCTTCTGAGTTTTCGTGGCGTCTGCAAAGATTGGAAAGCTGCTGCTTCCACAGCATCGGCTAAGATTGAAGGCTCACCCCATAGTGAACCCTGGCTTCTACTCTATGGGGAAAATTCACAATGCCATTTATACGATGAATCCAGAAAAAGGTACACAATGAGCATACCCAGACTGGATGGAGCAACCTGCATTGCATCAAACCAGGGATGGCTGCTCATGTTTGTAGAGGGCTCAATGTTCTTTTACTGCCCCTTCTCTGATGCAAAGATTGAAATTCCCAAGTTTCCCCATTCCATACTTTCCAGCCATGCTGCAGCGTTTTCCTCTGCTCCAACTACTCCCGAATGCATTGTTGCTGTGATGCATCGTGACACTGAGTCTGTATTGGAGCTAAATGTGCTTTACCGTGGAGCTAACAGCTGGAACAAGCGCAAACTCATCAGCACCCGACCTAACCTTGGCGTATTAGGAAGTGCCACTTATAGAGATGGAACTTTCCACTTTTGGGACAAAAGAAATGGATTACTTGCCTTCTCTGTCAAGGATGAGAGCTTTGTGAAGTACACTGTTGTTGTCAGGAATGAGCTTTCTAAAAACACAGCTGCTTTACCATATATACCATATATTCATGAGAAGACTCGTTTTGAGGGAAATGACATGAGGAAAAAAGTGGGATTGGGGAAAGAGGTTTCAGTGTCTGTTTGCGGAACAACAGTAAAGCATGATTATGGAGCTGACAGGATTATTTTTAGTGAGGACATTGATGCTGCTGAAGAATCAGAAAGCCGTCACCTCAAAGGTGTATGGATTCAACCGAGATTCTTCAACATCTCTCCAAATCAGAGCTGGTCAGTTTGA